The sequence GTGCGCTGTTGCGGATGGCGCGCAGGGGGGCGGTGACTTTTTCGGTGGCGATCCAGCTTCCCAGGAGGGCCAGCAGGAGCGCGGCCAGCATGCCCAGCACCAGCGTCAGTTCCATCTGCCGCGCCAGTTGGTACCAGAGCGGAGCAGGTTGGCCGACCTGCACGGTCCACCCGGAAGCGGGGTCGTACAGGGTAAGATAGAAGATCTGTCCCTCCGCGGTGAGGCGGCTGAAAAAGCGAGCGGAGGCTTCTGCACTGACCAGCGTATCCAGCCGTGGGAGCGAGGCAGAGGGAACCGGCTGGCCGGCCTGGCCGCTCCAGATGATTGAGTCGCCGCGGGCCAGCGTCAGGTGCAGTCCGGTAACGCGGCTGAGCAGAGCCAGCGTGGACGGCAGCTCATGGGACGGCGTCTCTGGAACCACCTGATAGAGCAGCCGCTCTGCCTGGGTGCGCAGCGTTTGTTCCATGGTGTTGTGAAGCCGGCCGTGCAGCACCAGGCCGGTATAAAGCCCTACGCCCAGCACGGCCAGCCCCACAAACAACGCAAACGTCAGGAACATCCAGGTGCGCACCGAGGCGCGGGGGGGGAAAATCCAGCGCCAGACCCGATACAACAGGCGACGCACTCCTCGCGGTCGCCGATGACGCTTAACCCTCGCTGGGCTCATCCTCTTCCACAAAGCGATAGCCTACGCCGCGCACCGTCTGGATATGTTTGGCAAAGTCGCCGAGCTTTTCCCGCAGGTTCTTGATATGCGCATCAACGGTGCGCTCCGTGACCATCATGGCATCCTTCCAGATGCGTTCAAGCAACTCCTGACGCGTAAAAGCCTTGCGGGGATGCCGGACCAGGTAGCGGAGCAGCTCGAATTCAGTCAGCGTCAGCCCCAGATCGCGGCCGCGCAGCGAGGCCCGGTACTCGTCTTCGTAAATGGTCAGGTCTTTAACCTTCAACGTGCGGCTTTCTTCCACACCCGCGCGACGCAACACCGCCTTGATCCGAGCCAGCAGCACCTGCGGCGAAACGGGCTTGGTCAGGTAGTCATCGCCACCCATCATGAGCCCTTTAACC comes from Rhodothermus profundi and encodes:
- a CDS encoding response regulator, with translation MPRTAEPAEINILVVDDEEDVVEVISHFLAQEGYQVHKAYDGEEALEKATPEIDLIVLDIMLPGLDGYEVCKRLRSRVETEHIPIIFLTAKSEEEDQVKGLMMGGDDYLTKPVSPQVLLARIKAVLRRAGVEESRTLKVKDLTIYEDEYRASLRGRDLGLTLTEFELLRYLVRHPRKAFTRQELLERIWKDAMMVTERTVDAHIKNLREKLGDFAKHIQTVRGVGYRFVEEDEPSEG